A part of Ursus arctos isolate Adak ecotype North America chromosome X, UrsArc2.0, whole genome shotgun sequence genomic DNA contains:
- the LOC113248113 gene encoding LOW QUALITY PROTEIN: uncharacterized protein LOC113248113 (The sequence of the model RefSeq protein was modified relative to this genomic sequence to represent the inferred CDS: deleted 1 base in 1 codon) produces the protein MAEPGCEPSSEESLGTEEPSAADPKSQKQKQPRRCGHGRHRRPPPPRPDSFATYFPRVLKQVHEGLSFSKKAVSVMDSFVKDIFERIADEAAHLARSTKGSNKHSTISSREIQTAVRLLLPGEIGKHAVSEATKAVIRFQRHE, from the exons ATGGCTGAGCCTGGCTGTGAGCCCTCTTCCGAGGAAAGCCTGGGCACGGAGGAGCCCTCGGCAGCCGACCCGAAGAGCCAGAAGCAGAAGCAGCCGAGGCGCTGCGGCCACGGCCGCcaccgccgccccccccccccccgc cccgacagTTTCGCCACCTACTTCCCCAGGGTTCTGAAGCAGGTGCACGAGGGCCTGAGCTTCTCGAAGAAGGCCGTGAGCGTCATGGATTCGTTCGTTAAGGACATCTTCGAGCGCATCGCCGACGAGGCCGCTCATCTGGCTCGCTCCACCAAGGGCTCCAACAAGCACTCCACCATCAGCTCCAGGGAGATCCAGACAGCCGTGCGCCTGCTGCTGCCTGGGGAGATCGGCAAGCACGCCGTGTCCGAGGCCACCAAGGCCGTCATCAGGTTCCAGAGACACGAATGA